The following coding sequences are from one Haloferax litoreum window:
- a CDS encoding MFS transporter: MTPSQSNRRRLLGVIVFGSMASMVIRLVLAPMLPSIIEDLSISPAQAGLALSVMWGLGALLQFPGGRFADTFSRKTVLVASPLFLVGGAVLLALSPSYAFFVLGTALVGSATGLYLPTAVVQISDLYKNHRGRAIGLNTGFLNLGGVVAAGLGVYAVANWGWRSAFVGPGIALLVVATFLHRWHGDPYQYGLLAPELRTTARRLVSITQIRWVLLASMLFAFTWQATTGFLPTYLIVEKGFSPSSATNAFATLFAVGMLINPVAGGLGDRLTYWTVAAGAAFVCTLGLVVVIVTNHPWTTLGGVALFAAGLASFWPVIGAQILSVLPEETRAGDYGAVRMLYIGVGSLGPAYVGIVAERFDYTVAFTGLLLCLVGSLLVSTFMVLRRRGVRR; encoded by the coding sequence GTGACCCCCTCTCAGAGCAATCGACGCCGACTTCTCGGTGTCATCGTCTTCGGGTCGATGGCGAGTATGGTCATCCGACTCGTCCTCGCGCCGATGCTCCCCAGCATTATCGAAGACTTGTCTATTTCGCCGGCACAGGCCGGCCTCGCATTGTCCGTGATGTGGGGGTTGGGTGCGCTGCTGCAGTTTCCGGGCGGGCGCTTCGCCGACACGTTTTCGCGAAAAACAGTGCTGGTCGCAAGTCCACTCTTTCTTGTCGGAGGGGCGGTTTTGTTGGCTCTCTCGCCTTCCTATGCGTTCTTCGTTCTCGGAACCGCACTCGTGGGGTCTGCGACGGGACTGTATCTCCCCACCGCAGTCGTACAGATATCTGACCTCTACAAGAATCACCGAGGGCGAGCAATCGGACTCAATACTGGGTTTCTCAACCTCGGAGGCGTCGTCGCTGCAGGGTTAGGTGTGTACGCAGTCGCGAATTGGGGGTGGCGCTCTGCATTCGTTGGCCCAGGAATAGCCCTCTTGGTCGTCGCCACGTTTCTTCATCGTTGGCATGGTGACCCCTATCAATACGGTTTACTCGCGCCTGAACTTCGGACCACAGCGCGTCGACTCGTTTCGATTACACAAATCAGATGGGTCCTCCTCGCCTCGATGCTCTTCGCGTTCACCTGGCAGGCAACGACTGGGTTCCTCCCAACGTACCTCATCGTCGAAAAGGGGTTCTCACCGAGCAGTGCGACGAACGCATTTGCGACGCTGTTCGCAGTGGGGATGCTCATCAATCCCGTCGCTGGTGGACTCGGAGACAGATTGACCTATTGGACTGTCGCGGCAGGTGCCGCCTTCGTCTGCACTCTCGGCCTCGTCGTCGTCATCGTCACAAATCATCCGTGGACCACGCTCGGTGGAGTCGCGCTCTTCGCCGCAGGGCTCGCGTCGTTCTGGCCAGTCATCGGTGCGCAGATACTATCAGTCCTCCCAGAAGAGACGCGGGCGGGGGACTACGGTGCGGTGAGGATGCTGTACATCGGAGTCGGGAGTCTTGGTCCGGCCTACGTCGGAATCGTGGCAGAACGGTTCGACTATACCGTAGCCTTCACTGGACTACTCCTCTGTTTGGTGGGGAGCCTTCTCGTCTCTACGTTTATGGTCCTCCGACGGCGTGGTGTCAGACGATGA